Part of the Streptomyces sp. RFCAC02 genome is shown below.
ACGAGGAGTCGGGCGTCCAGCCCGAAGTGATCTTCGCCGGCCTCGTCGGCGCGATCGTGTGGAACCTCCTCACCTGGCTGGCGGGCCTGCCGTCCAGCTCGTCGCACGCCCTCTTCGGCGGCCTGATCGGCGCGACGCTCGCGGCCGTGGGCAGCGGAGCGATCAACGGCGACGCGGTCGTCACCAAGGTCGTCATCCCCGCCGTCGCGGCGCCCCTGGTCGCCGGGATCGCCGCGGTCCTGGCCACGCGCCTCACCTACCGCGTCACGCGCGGGACCGACGAGCGGTCCGCCGCCCGCGGCTACCGCACCGGCCAGATCGCCTCGGCCGCCCTCGTCTCGCTCGCGCACGGCACCAACGACGCGCAGAAGACCATGGGTGTCATGACGCTGACGCTGATCGCCGGCGGTTCCCTGGCGCCCGGCGCCGACCCGCCGCTGTGGGTCATCGCGTCCGCCGGCACGGCCATCGCGCTCGGCACCTACCTCGGCGGCTGGCGCATCATCCGCACCATGGGCAAGGGCCTCACCGACATCGAGCCGCCCCAGGGCTTCGCCGCCCAGACCGGCGCGGCGGCCACCATCCTCGCCTCCTCCCACATGGGCTTCGCCCTGTCCACCACGCAGGTCTGCTCCGGCGCGGTGATGGGCTCGGGCCTCGGCCGGGCGGGCGGCGTCGTGCGCTGGTCGACGGCGGGCCGGATGGCGATCGCCTGGTGCCTGACGCTCCCGGCGGCCGGGCTGATCGGCGCGGCCGGCGCGCTGCTCGCCGAGCGCGGCGACTGGGGTGTCGTCACGGTCGCCGTCCTGCTGGTCGCCGCGGCCGTGGGCATCCGGGCGCTGTCCCGGCGCCGGCCGGTCGACCACTCCAACGTGAACGAGACGCACGCCGACACCGTCCCGGCCACCGGCGCGCCCGCGCTCGGTGTGAACGCGGACGCCGGACTCGCGGCGGAGCAGGTGAACGGACGGGCGCCCTCGGAGACGGTGCCGCAGCAGCGCGAGGTCGTCCTGCCCCCGTCCGCCCCCCTGACGGCCCCCTCCCCCGCCGACTCGGTCTGACCGGGCCACGGCGACACCGAGCGAAGAGACAGAGGAATCGCGATGGACATCGACTGGGCCACGCTCGGCCAGGTCATCGTCGTGTCGGTCGTCCTGACCGTCGCGCTGGTCGGCCTGTTCTCGGTCGGCATCAGGGCCGGCTCGTCCCGCCGCGCCGGGGTCCGGCCGGTCGGCTACCTCGGCTACGCGCTGTGCGCTGCGGCCGTCGGGTACGGCATCTTCGTCATCACGGCCTGACACCGCGCCCCTCCCCTGTGGCGCGGTCGTGGCGGTGGCCGGTCGTCGCCCCCCGGCCGGCAGGGCGGTCCGGGGGTCGCGACAATGGATCTTCCGTCACGCCGCGCCCAGGGAGAGACCTGTGAGTCCGTCCGCACCACCCGCCGCTCCGCCCGCCCTGCTGATCCGGCACGACGGCCGGGACGAGGTCGGGGAGGACGCCCTGCGGGCGCTGGTCCGCGACGTGGCCGGGCGGCCGGAGCTGGCCGGTGCGCCGGTGGTGGGCGCGGGACGCGGGGAGCCCGTCCCCGGCGCCCTGCGCGGTGACGGGGAGCGGCAGGTCGTCGCCGTGCCGCTGCGCGCGGTCGGCGGGGAGCCGGCGCTGCTCGACGTGCTGGAGCGGCGCGTCGCCGGGGTCGTGGGGATGCGGGAGCGGGCCGCGACGACCGTGCTGCTCGTGGCGGCGGGGTCGTTCGTCCCGGAGGAGAACGCCGATGTGCACCGCGCGGCGCGCCTGCTGTGGGAGGGGCGGGGGTTCGCGGGCGTCGAGGCCGCGTTCGTCTCGGCGGCGGGGCCCGATGTGCCGTCCGGTCTCGACCGGTGCCGGGCGCTGGGGGCGCGGCGGATCGTCGTGCTGCCGTTCAGCTTCCTGCCCGGCCCGCTCGCCGCGCGGGCACGGGCGCGGGCCGACGGCTGGGCGGCGGCGCACCCGGAGGCGGACGTGCGGTTCGCCGCGGCCGACGCGGCGGCACCCGAGCTGACCGACGCCATCGTCACGCGCTACGCCGAGGCGGTGGCGGACGGGACCTGCGCGGTCTGCGGCAACCCGCGCCCGGCGGACGCCACGCACGACCGCTGCTGAGGCGCGGAAGGACGGCGCCGGTTGACCTCGACCGGGCTTGAAGTCGCATGCTCGTGGCGTTGCGCGTCGGCGAACGGATGGGGCGAGCGGTATGCGAGTGGTCCAGGTGGTCCGGTTCGGGGGTCCCGAGGTGCTGGTGCCGGGCGAAGCGCCGGAACCGGTGGCCGGTCCCGGCCGGGTCCTGGTCGATGTGGCGGTGGCGGGCATGACGTTCGTCGAGACACAGATCCGGCGCGGCACCGACCGGTGGCACGAGCGGCCGCGGCTGCCGTACGTGCCGGGCGGCCTGGTGGCCGGGCGCGTGAGCGCGGTCGGCGAGCGGGTGGATCCGGCCTGGCTCGGGCGGCGTGTCGTCGCCGGCACGGGGGAGACCGGTGGCTTCGCCGAGCGGGCGGTGGCCGCGGTCGATGACCTGTTCCCGGTCCCGGACGGCCTGGGGCTGCCGGAGGCCGTCACCCTGCACGGCGACGGCAGCACGGCGCAGGGGCTGGTCGAGAAGGCCGGGATCGGCCCCGGGGACCGGGTCCTGGTGGAGGCGGCGGCCGGCGGGGTGGGCAGCCTGCTGGTGCAGCTCGCCCGTGCGGCGGGCGCCCGGGTCGTCGGGGCCGCGCGGGGATCGCGGAAGCTCGCCGTCGTCCGGGAACTGGGCGCCGACGCCGTGGTCGACTACTCCGCGCCGGACTGGACCGAGCAGGTGGTGCGGGCGACCGGCGGCTTCGGACCTGACGTCGTGTTCGACGGTGTCGGCGGCCGGATCGGGCGGGCCGCGTTCGAGGTGACGGCCCGTGGCGGCCGCTTCTCGGTGCACGGCGCCGCGAGCGGTGAGGCCACGGTCATCGACCCCGCCGAGGCGCGCCGCAGGGGTGTGTCGGTGCTCGGTATCGAGCAGCTCTTCGACTTCGGACCGCAGGTGGCGCGGTGGGCGGAGGGGATGATGTCCCTGGCGGCGGCGGGGCTCGTCCGGCCGCTCATCGGCCAGACCTTTCCGCTGGAGCGTGCCGCCGAGGCGCACGCGGCGGTGGAGAACCGCACCGCCGTGGGGAAGACCCTGCTGCTGCTCTGAGACGCGCGCCGGGGACGGCGCCCCCGCGGGGCGGGGGCGCCGTCGTGCGGGCCGGTCAGGCGGTGGTGCGGCGCCTGCGGGTGATCAGGACGGTGGCCGTGCCGGCCGCGAGGAGGACCGCCGCGCCGCCGACGACGAGCGGGGTCGCCGAACCGCCGCCCGTCTCGGCGAGGTCGGCGCCCGACTCGTCCCGGCCGCCCTGCGGACGGGTGCCCTCGGTGTCCTCGCCGCCCGCGCTGCCGCCGGTGTCGGCCGGCGGCTCCTCGGACGTGTCGTCGCCCGGCTCGGGCTCCTCCTCGCCGCCCGAGCCGCCGGACGCGCCGGAGTCACCGCCGCCGGCCGGCGCGGTGCAGGACGCCTCGGCGAGCGTGACGCGGCCGGTGACCTCGGCGACGCCGAGGTCGAGCGGGTCGACCTCGACGGACAGGTCGAGCGCGGCGGCCGAGGCGTCGGTGTCGTTCGTCTCGGTGCGGGAGAGGTCGAGCGTGACCTCGCCGACCCCCGGCACGTCCACATCGACGCTGCCGGTCGCGGCCAGTTCGACCTCCTGGCCGAGGACCGTGACGGTGGCGGGCATCGTCGTGTCGGCGACGGGCGCCTCACCGGGGCGGCACACGGCGCTGGCCTCGACGACACCCAGCTCGACCAGGGACAGCCCCGGCAGCCCGGGCAGGTGCACGGACGCGTTGGTCAGGGACACGTCGGCGGCGGCGCCGTCCTGCTCGTCGGAGGTGGCGGTGGCGGAGGCGACCTCGGCCGACAGCACCTCGAACGGCTGGTCCCCGGCCACGCCGTCGAGCCGGGCGGTCAGCAGCGTCTCGTCGGCCGTGCCGCCCGCGTCGGGGGCGCTGACCTCGTTGAGGACGACGTTGAGCGGCAGTTCGATCGCACGGTTGAGCAGCGAGACGTTCAGGCCGGTGCGGAGCACCGCCGCGCTCGCCGTCCCGCCCGCGGGCTCGGTGCCGTCATCGGCGGTGGCGACCGGGGCGCCGGCCCCGAGGAACGCCGCCGCGGTGGCGATGGCGACGGCGACGGGCCGGCGGATGGCGGAGTTGTACACGGTTCTGCATACCCCCAGAGAAGGATGGACACCGCCGGGTGTGCGACGGCGTCCGGGACGTGCGTCATCCTTCGGCGCCGCGGGGGTGAAACGACCTCAAACGCGTATCCCTTCACTCGATCGGATGCACTTGCCCCTCCCCCGCCACCGGTCTCCCGAGCGTTGCCCCGGTCCCGTCCGGCACAGGAGAACCGCAGGTCACGTACCTGACGCGGCCGCACGACCGGGGCGTCGGCGGGTACGCCAGGGCAGGACACGGGTGTTGACGCCGATTCACACCGACGAGAGCGCTCGAACAGCGGCGCGGTCCCCCGCGCGGGCTCCGGCTCCGGGCCTTGTCGGGAAGCACTGTTCGGACGCCGCCGGAGCCGACATGATCGGTGGCGACAGGATGAGGAGGCACCCGGCATGACCGTGCGCGCGAACATGACCGTCCAGGACCGCTACCGGTTGCGGCACCCGCTCGGCACCGGCGGGTTCGGACAGGTCTGGCAGGCGACGGACCTGACCCTGGAACGCGAGGTGGCGGTCAAGTTCGCCGCGTCCATAGCCGACGACCCGCGGGCGGTGGAGCGGTTCACCGCCGAGGCCAGGAAACTGGCCCGGCTGCGCCACCGCGGCATCGTCACCGTCCACGACGCGGGGGTGCTCACCGACGACGGCCGCCCCGTGCCGTACCTCGTGATGGAGCTGGTGGACGGCTCGACCTGGCAGCAGGGCTCACCGGCCGGACCGGCGGAGTCGGTCGCGCGCACCGGGGCGGGGCTGGCGGACGCGCTCGCGCACCTGCACGCCGCCGGGATCGTGCACCGGGACGTGAAGCCCGCGAACGTCATGATCCGCGCGGACGGCGAGGCGGTGCTGCTGGACCTGGGGACGGCGCGGGACCTCTCCCGCCTCACCACGGTCACCGCCGGCGTCTCGCCGGGGACCCTCGCCTACATGGCCCCCGAACAGCTCGCCGGCGCCCCCGCCACGGCCGCCTCCGACGTGTACGCGCTCGGCCTGGTCCTGGTGGAGAAGCTCACCGGCGTACGCGGTCCCGCAGCGCAGCTCCCCGCAGCCGACCGGGCCGCCGTCCCCCCGCACCTGCGGGAGCTGCTCGACCGCATGACCGCCCTGGACCCGGCCGGGCGCCCCGCCGCCGCCGAGTGCCGGGAGCTGCTGGGCCGGTCCGTGCCGTCCCGCCAGTCCGCCGGCGCGGGACCGGCTCCGCAGGGCACCTGGCACGGCAACGAGTGGGTACGGTTCGGCGTTCCGGCGGCCGTGTTCCTGCTCGTCACCGCGTCATCGGACTTCTGGCCCACCGATCTCGAGTACCGCTCCCCCGCCTGGATCTTCCTGGCCTGGCTCGTGCGCTTCCTCATTGCCGGCCTTCTCCTGCTCACAGCATCGCTGACCCCCCGCTCGGGCGGCGTGCTCCGGGGCGTGGGGTACGGGTTCGCGGCGCTCGGCCTCACCGGCGTCGTGGTCGCGCTGATCCTGGGACCGGGCCCCACCGACGCCCACAACCTGCCGCTGTACAACACGGCGGCCCTCCTGGGCGTCGCGGCGTACTGCTACCGCGAGGCGACGACCCGCCGCGCCGTGGACGGCTGACGCCCGACGGCCGCGTTCAGGGCCTGCGCACGCCGCCCAGCACGATGTGCCGGGGCGCGCCGAGGACCGCCACGTCCGCGCGCGGGTCCGCGTCGTAGACGACGAGGTCCGCCGGGGCGCCCTCGGTCAGCCCGGGGCGGCCGAGCCAGGCGCGGGCGTCCCACGTCGCCGCGCCGACGGCGGCGAGGCGCGGGATGCCGGCCCGGACCAGCTCCGCCACCTCGCGCGCGATCAGGCCGTGCGGCAGCGAACCGCCCGCGTCGGTGCCCGTGTAGATCGGGACGCCGGCGTCGTGGGCCGCCCGCACGGTGTCGTACCTGCGGGCGTGCAGCCGCCGCATGTGCGCGGCCCAGCGCGGGTACTTCGCCTCGCCGCCGGCCGCGAGGTCAGGGAACGTCGCGATGTTGACCAGCGTCGGGACGATCGCGACGCCGTGCTCGGCGAACAGCGGGACGGTCTCCTCCGTCAGGCCCGTCGCGTGCTCCACGCAGTCGATGCCCGCCTCGACCAGGTCGCGCAGCGAGTCCTCGGCGAAGCAGTGGGCCGTCACGCGCGCGCCCTCCGCGTGGGCGGCGGCGATCGCCCCGCGCAGCGCGCCGGCCGGCCAGCACGGGGCGAGGTCGCCCGCCTCCCGGTCGATCCAGTCGCCGACCAGCTTCACCCAGCCGTCGCCGCGCCGCGCCTCGCGGGCGGCGTACGCGGCGAGGTCCTCCGGTTCGACCTCGTGGGCGTAGTTCCTGATGTAGCGGCGGGTGCGGGCGATGTGGCGGCCTGCGCGGATGATCGGCGGCAGGTCGGGCCGCTCCTCGGTCCAGCGGGTGTCGGCGGGCGATCCGGCGTCGCGCAGCAGCAGGGCGCCCGCGTCGCGGTCGGTGACGGCCTGCCGTTCGGCCGTGGCGGCGTCGACCGCGCCGTGCGGGCCGAGTCCGACGTGGCAGTGGGCGTCGACCAGGCCGGGGAGGACCCAGCCGGAGAGCGTCACGACGTCGCGGCCGGGACGTACGGGCGGGGTGAGGCTGATCCGGCCGCCGATCACCCACAGCTCGTCCAGGACGGTGTGCGGCCCGGCCAGGACGCGCCCCGTCAGGTGCAGATCGGGCGGCGGGGAGGGGGAGGGAGCGGACACGCGCCCCATGATCACACGGGGTCGCCGGCGCCGGGAGGGGTGCGGAGGGCCGCCCGCGCCCGGCGCGGGGCGGTGCGCGACCCCTCGGCAGTCCGTGATCCGGCTGCTACCCTCCGGTGGCGTTGGGGGCCTGCACGCACGGACGAACGTTGCACGTCCTGCCGAACAGTTCCGGGCAGGACGACGAGCCGCTCAGCGAGGAGGCCGGCCGTGGCCCGCCCCGTTCCTCCCACCCACCGCTCCCAGCTTCCCCCCACCACGCCCGGCGCCGCGCAGCCCGGGTCCGACGCGGA
Proteins encoded:
- a CDS encoding CbiX/SirB N-terminal domain-containing protein, with the protein product MSPSAPPAAPPALLIRHDGRDEVGEDALRALVRDVAGRPELAGAPVVGAGRGEPVPGALRGDGERQVVAVPLRAVGGEPALLDVLERRVAGVVGMRERAATTVLLVAAGSFVPEENADVHRAARLLWEGRGFAGVEAAFVSAAGPDVPSGLDRCRALGARRIVVLPFSFLPGPLAARARARADGWAAAHPEADVRFAAADAAAPELTDAIVTRYAEAVADGTCAVCGNPRPADATHDRC
- a CDS encoding SCO1860 family LAETG-anchored protein, which translates into the protein MYNSAIRRPVAVAIATAAAFLGAGAPVATADDGTEPAGGTASAAVLRTGLNVSLLNRAIELPLNVVLNEVSAPDAGGTADETLLTARLDGVAGDQPFEVLSAEVASATATSDEQDGAAADVSLTNASVHLPGLPGLSLVELGVVEASAVCRPGEAPVADTTMPATVTVLGQEVELAATGSVDVDVPGVGEVTLDLSRTETNDTDASAAALDLSVEVDPLDLGVAEVTGRVTLAEASCTAPAGGGDSGASGGSGGEEEPEPGDDTSEEPPADTGGSAGGEDTEGTRPQGGRDESGADLAETGGGSATPLVVGGAAVLLAAGTATVLITRRRRTTA
- a CDS encoding zinc-binding dehydrogenase produces the protein MRVVQVVRFGGPEVLVPGEAPEPVAGPGRVLVDVAVAGMTFVETQIRRGTDRWHERPRLPYVPGGLVAGRVSAVGERVDPAWLGRRVVAGTGETGGFAERAVAAVDDLFPVPDGLGLPEAVTLHGDGSTAQGLVEKAGIGPGDRVLVEAAAGGVGSLLVQLARAAGARVVGAARGSRKLAVVRELGADAVVDYSAPDWTEQVVRATGGFGPDVVFDGVGGRIGRAAFEVTARGGRFSVHGAASGEATVIDPAEARRRGVSVLGIEQLFDFGPQVARWAEGMMSLAAAGLVRPLIGQTFPLERAAEAHAAVENRTAVGKTLLLL
- a CDS encoding inorganic phosphate transporter yields the protein MEHITLLITVVIITALAFDFTNGFHDTANAMATTISTGALKPRTAVAMSAVLNLIGAFLSVEVARTISGGIIDEESGVQPEVIFAGLVGAIVWNLLTWLAGLPSSSSHALFGGLIGATLAAVGSGAINGDAVVTKVVIPAVAAPLVAGIAAVLATRLTYRVTRGTDERSAARGYRTGQIASAALVSLAHGTNDAQKTMGVMTLTLIAGGSLAPGADPPLWVIASAGTAIALGTYLGGWRIIRTMGKGLTDIEPPQGFAAQTGAAATILASSHMGFALSTTQVCSGAVMGSGLGRAGGVVRWSTAGRMAIAWCLTLPAAGLIGAAGALLAERGDWGVVTVAVLLVAAAVGIRALSRRRPVDHSNVNETHADTVPATGAPALGVNADAGLAAEQVNGRAPSETVPQQREVVLPPSAPLTAPSPADSV
- a CDS encoding amidohydrolase family protein, yielding MGRVSAPSPSPPPDLHLTGRVLAGPHTVLDELWVIGGRISLTPPVRPGRDVVTLSGWVLPGLVDAHCHVGLGPHGAVDAATAERQAVTDRDAGALLLRDAGSPADTRWTEERPDLPPIIRAGRHIARTRRYIRNYAHEVEPEDLAAYAAREARRGDGWVKLVGDWIDREAGDLAPCWPAGALRGAIAAAHAEGARVTAHCFAEDSLRDLVEAGIDCVEHATGLTEETVPLFAEHGVAIVPTLVNIATFPDLAAGGEAKYPRWAAHMRRLHARRYDTVRAAHDAGVPIYTGTDAGGSLPHGLIAREVAELVRAGIPRLAAVGAATWDARAWLGRPGLTEGAPADLVVYDADPRADVAVLGAPRHIVLGGVRRP
- a CDS encoding serine/threonine-protein kinase, coding for MTVRANMTVQDRYRLRHPLGTGGFGQVWQATDLTLEREVAVKFAASIADDPRAVERFTAEARKLARLRHRGIVTVHDAGVLTDDGRPVPYLVMELVDGSTWQQGSPAGPAESVARTGAGLADALAHLHAAGIVHRDVKPANVMIRADGEAVLLDLGTARDLSRLTTVTAGVSPGTLAYMAPEQLAGAPATAASDVYALGLVLVEKLTGVRGPAAQLPAADRAAVPPHLRELLDRMTALDPAGRPAAAECRELLGRSVPSRQSAGAGPAPQGTWHGNEWVRFGVPAAVFLLVTASSDFWPTDLEYRSPAWIFLAWLVRFLIAGLLLLTASLTPRSGGVLRGVGYGFAALGLTGVVVALILGPGPTDAHNLPLYNTAALLGVAAYCYREATTRRAVDG